A DNA window from Acidobacteriota bacterium contains the following coding sequences:
- a CDS encoding nodulation protein NfeD: MFRWGAAVWMLMAMAAVWPGAQEEAAGRPVVYATEVEALIHPVSAEYISQTLDEADRAGADLVVVMLRTPGGLVDSTREINTRIIEAETPVVVYVGPSGTRAASAGFLITIAADVAVMAPGTHIGAAHPVSGTGSEMDETAAEKAASDVAAYARSLASQRQRNVELAEKAVTESLSFTEREALEAEPPLIDLIASDLDDLLEQLDGREVRRWDGSVEVVRTADAEIETVAMTWRQRLLSAIAHPQIAVLLFSLGSLGLTIELWNPGAAVPGIVGAVCLLLAFFAFQILPINYVGLLLILFGMVLLVIEMFTPTYGLLAVSGIVSMLFGAVMLFDSPAPEMQLGWPFIVSTMLALALVTGALARLGIKAHQVRAVTGVDGMVNREGHAIDPIPAGGRGRVSTRGEIWTAAAAPEADIAGGDPVQVVAVQGMVLTVRRVGPPSEEGSES; this comes from the coding sequence GTGTTCCGGTGGGGCGCCGCCGTCTGGATGCTGATGGCGATGGCGGCGGTCTGGCCGGGCGCGCAGGAGGAAGCGGCCGGCCGGCCGGTCGTCTACGCCACCGAGGTCGAGGCGCTCATCCATCCCGTTTCCGCCGAGTACATCAGCCAGACGCTCGACGAAGCGGATCGCGCGGGCGCGGATCTAGTGGTCGTGATGCTGCGGACGCCGGGCGGGCTCGTCGATTCCACGCGCGAGATCAACACCCGGATCATCGAGGCGGAGACGCCGGTCGTCGTCTACGTCGGCCCGAGCGGCACCCGCGCCGCGTCGGCGGGCTTCCTGATCACCATCGCCGCCGACGTGGCGGTCATGGCGCCGGGAACGCACATAGGCGCCGCGCACCCGGTCTCCGGCACCGGCTCCGAGATGGACGAGACCGCGGCCGAGAAGGCGGCCTCGGACGTGGCGGCGTATGCGCGGTCGCTGGCGAGCCAGCGGCAACGCAACGTCGAGCTGGCCGAGAAGGCGGTCACCGAGAGCCTGTCGTTCACGGAACGCGAGGCCCTCGAGGCGGAGCCGCCGCTGATCGACCTCATCGCCTCGGATCTCGACGACCTGCTCGAGCAGCTCGACGGCCGCGAGGTGCGCCGCTGGGACGGCAGCGTCGAGGTCGTGCGAACGGCGGACGCGGAGATCGAGACCGTCGCGATGACTTGGCGGCAGAGGCTGTTGAGCGCCATCGCGCACCCGCAGATCGCGGTGCTGCTGTTCAGCCTGGGCAGCCTGGGACTGACCATCGAGCTCTGGAACCCCGGCGCCGCCGTGCCCGGCATCGTCGGCGCCGTCTGCCTGCTGCTCGCGTTCTTCGCGTTCCAGATCCTGCCCATCAACTACGTCGGTCTCCTGCTCATTCTGTTCGGGATGGTGCTGCTCGTGATCGAGATGTTCACGCCGACCTATGGCCTGCTGGCCGTCAGCGGCATCGTGAGCATGCTGTTCGGTGCGGTGATGCTGTTCGATTCCCCGGCCCCGGAGATGCAGCTCGGCTGGCCGTTCATCGTTTCCACGATGCTGGCGTTGGCGCTGGTCACTGGAGCGCTGGCCCGGTTGGGGATCAAGGCGCACCAGGTCCGCGCCGTCACCGGGGTGGACGGCATGGTCAACCGGGAAGGGCACGCGATCGACCCGATTCCGGCCGGCGGGCGGGGGAGGGTGTCGACGCGAGGTGAAATCTGGACGGCAGCCGCCGCGCCCGAGGCGGACATCGCCGGAGGCGACCCCGTGCAGGTGGTCGCGGTCCAGGGAATGGTGCTCACCGTACGGCGCGTGGGGCCGCCGTCAGAGGAAGGATCGGAGTCATGA
- a CDS encoding arginine--tRNA ligase, producing the protein MHAAVRSRVRDVLFELYGLGPDRQPDVAIQYPPDRAMGDLGVTVAFELARVLRKAPRAIAAEIVGALGAIDGVERVEPAPNGYVNIFLDRARFARRVLAPPPSATGGGRGIRKAIVEHTAINPNKAAHVGHLRNAALGDTLVRLLRFLGVPVEVQNYIDDTGVQVADVVVGLQQLERLPPEEVAALAERPRFDHYCWDLYARVTAWYEEDADRLAHRAGALHDLETDTDPTARIGRLVADRIVRCHLATMDRMNVEYDLLTWEGDILRLHFWSRAFDVLKETGAVRLETTGPQAGCWVMPLDGNAPPEDDPGAGEGGPKSRAKVIVRSNGTVTYVGKDIAYQFWKLGVLERDFHYRPHGVQRSGRPLWSTTSSAGETAPDGAAFGRADAVYNVIDTRQAYLQQLLKQALTAVGRAAEAERSVHVSYEMVALSPTTARALGHAVDSQADRPFVEVSGRKGLGVKADDLLDRLTEAARGEVVARHADLPADGAEATRIATAIATAAIRYFMIKYSRGKLIAFDIDEALSFEGESGPYVQYAAVRAANILRKLYEREGLNDETLTAALASLPAGPLAGAGDPTATWALLLEAARLDEVADQSIRAIELSVLAKYAFGLAQTFNTFYHRCPVVNEEDGPTRLWRAGAVLYCRLQLTRALALMGCEVPPRM; encoded by the coding sequence ATGCACGCGGCCGTGCGGTCGCGCGTGCGCGACGTGCTGTTCGAACTGTACGGGCTCGGCCCGGACCGGCAGCCGGACGTCGCGATCCAGTACCCGCCGGATCGTGCAATGGGCGATCTGGGCGTCACCGTGGCGTTCGAGCTCGCGCGGGTGCTGCGCAAGGCGCCGCGCGCCATCGCCGCCGAGATCGTCGGCGCCCTCGGCGCGATCGACGGCGTGGAGCGGGTCGAGCCGGCGCCCAACGGCTACGTCAACATCTTCCTCGACCGCGCCCGATTCGCCCGCCGCGTGCTCGCGCCGCCGCCTTCCGCAACGGGCGGCGGCCGGGGCATCCGCAAGGCCATCGTCGAGCACACCGCGATCAATCCCAACAAGGCGGCCCACGTCGGGCACCTGCGCAACGCCGCGCTCGGCGACACCCTGGTCCGGCTCCTGCGGTTTCTCGGCGTCCCGGTGGAAGTGCAGAACTACATCGACGACACCGGCGTGCAGGTGGCGGACGTGGTCGTCGGCCTCCAGCAACTCGAGCGGCTGCCGCCCGAAGAGGTGGCCGCGCTCGCCGAGCGGCCCCGTTTCGACCACTACTGCTGGGATCTGTACGCGCGGGTGACTGCCTGGTACGAGGAGGATGCGGACCGGCTCGCCCACAGGGCCGGCGCCCTGCACGACCTCGAGACCGACACCGACCCGACGGCCCGGATCGGACGCCTGGTCGCCGACCGCATCGTCCGCTGCCACCTGGCCACGATGGACCGGATGAACGTCGAGTACGACCTGCTGACCTGGGAGGGCGACATCCTGCGCCTCCATTTCTGGTCCCGCGCGTTCGACGTGCTCAAGGAGACGGGCGCGGTGCGACTCGAGACCACCGGTCCCCAGGCCGGCTGCTGGGTGATGCCGCTCGACGGCAACGCGCCGCCGGAAGACGATCCCGGCGCCGGAGAAGGCGGGCCGAAGTCGCGCGCCAAGGTGATCGTGCGTTCGAACGGGACGGTCACCTACGTCGGCAAGGACATCGCCTATCAGTTCTGGAAGCTCGGGGTGCTCGAGCGCGACTTCCACTATCGCCCGCACGGCGTGCAGCGCTCCGGCCGCCCGCTCTGGTCGACCACGTCGAGCGCCGGCGAGACCGCGCCGGACGGCGCGGCGTTCGGCCGGGCCGACGCCGTCTACAACGTCATCGACACACGGCAGGCCTATCTCCAGCAGCTACTGAAGCAGGCGCTCACCGCCGTCGGCCGCGCCGCCGAGGCGGAGCGCTCCGTGCATGTCTCGTACGAGATGGTGGCGCTGTCGCCGACGACGGCGCGCGCCCTCGGCCATGCCGTCGATTCGCAGGCGGACCGGCCGTTCGTCGAGGTCTCCGGGCGCAAGGGGCTCGGCGTGAAGGCGGACGACCTCCTCGATCGGCTCACCGAGGCCGCGCGGGGGGAGGTGGTCGCGCGCCATGCCGATCTGCCGGCGGACGGCGCCGAGGCCACGCGAATCGCGACGGCCATCGCCACTGCCGCCATCCGCTACTTCATGATCAAGTACTCCCGCGGAAAGCTCATCGCGTTCGACATCGACGAGGCGCTGAGCTTCGAGGGCGAGAGCGGCCCCTACGTGCAGTACGCTGCGGTGCGGGCGGCGAACATCCTGCGCAAGCTGTACGAGCGGGAGGGCCTGAACGACGAGACGCTGACGGCGGCGCTCGCGTCGCTGCCGGCCGGCCCCCTGGCCGGCGCGGGCGACCCAACCGCCACCTGGGCCCTGCTGCTCGAGGCGGCCAGGCTCGACGAGGTCGCGGATCAGTCGATCCGCGCGATCGAGCTGTCCGTGCTCGCCAAGTACGCGTTCGGCCTCGCGCAGACGTTCAACACGTTCTACCACCGCTGTCCGGTGGTGAACGAGGAGGACGGGCCCACGAGGCTGTGGCGCGCCGGGGCGGTGCTCTACTGCCGGCTCCAATTGACGCGGGCGCTCGCGTTGATGGGCTGCGAGGTCCCGCCGCGGATGTAG
- the lnt gene encoding apolipoprotein N-acyltransferase, whose product MPSLPLAALSGVLLFLSFPNLGHPAVAWLAVVPLLVAVARANPWQGLRLGAVTGVVHFAGTLYWIPAVMVDYGGLPAAAAWPVHALLVAFLALFPALFAAGVADLAVRFGTRGLLFAPALWVTTELGRMHLFTGFPWALLGYSQVPFAAVAQTASIAGVLGVSALVVLVNATIAYAVVAAPGTRRTPVLATAAVVLAAVAFGAWRIADGSLLRAGDPLRVAALQGNVRQDEKWNPLRGDAILDTYLDQTRRAAAAGAGLVVWPESATPFALDRDPRGEAVRAVARETAAHLLVGTTEVVREGGTRYYNAAYLIEPEAGSTSGVYRKQRLVPFGEYVPLRQALFFVSPLVESVAGFSAGTEPRTLPVGGSAVGTAICYEIIYPGLVRDFVLRGSRLLSTVTNDAWYGRSAAPYQHFQQATMRAIEQGRFLVRAANTGISGVIDPYGRVLARSGLFEPAVVVEDVRLLDALTVYGRFGDAPAYAGAAIAALALWGGRRRRIRG is encoded by the coding sequence GTGCCCTCCCTGCCGCTTGCCGCCCTCTCGGGCGTGCTGCTGTTTCTGAGCTTTCCGAACCTGGGCCATCCGGCTGTCGCGTGGCTGGCCGTGGTGCCCCTGCTCGTCGCGGTGGCCCGGGCGAACCCGTGGCAGGGGTTGCGCCTCGGCGCGGTTACCGGCGTCGTGCACTTTGCGGGCACGCTCTACTGGATTCCCGCCGTCATGGTCGACTACGGCGGGTTGCCGGCCGCCGCCGCCTGGCCCGTGCACGCGCTGCTGGTAGCTTTCCTGGCGCTGTTTCCCGCGCTCTTCGCGGCAGGGGTGGCCGACCTGGCCGTCCGCTTCGGAACGCGGGGGCTGCTGTTCGCGCCCGCATTGTGGGTGACGACGGAGTTGGGGCGCATGCATCTCTTCACCGGGTTTCCCTGGGCGTTGCTCGGCTACAGCCAGGTGCCGTTTGCCGCCGTCGCCCAGACGGCGAGCATCGCCGGCGTGCTCGGCGTGTCGGCGTTGGTGGTTCTGGTGAACGCGACCATCGCGTACGCCGTCGTGGCGGCGCCGGGCACGAGACGCACGCCGGTCCTGGCGACCGCTGCCGTGGTCTTGGCCGCCGTGGCGTTCGGCGCCTGGCGCATCGCGGACGGGTCTCTGCTGCGGGCCGGGGATCCGTTGCGGGTGGCGGCGCTCCAGGGCAACGTCCGCCAGGACGAGAAGTGGAATCCGCTGCGCGGCGACGCCATTCTCGACACCTATCTCGACCAGACGCGGCGCGCGGCCGCCGCGGGGGCCGGGCTGGTGGTCTGGCCGGAGTCCGCGACGCCGTTCGCGCTCGATCGGGATCCGCGCGGCGAGGCGGTGCGCGCCGTGGCGCGTGAGACCGCGGCGCATCTCCTCGTCGGCACGACCGAGGTCGTGCGGGAGGGCGGCACGCGGTACTACAATGCCGCCTACCTGATCGAGCCGGAGGCGGGATCGACGTCCGGTGTGTATCGCAAGCAGCGCCTGGTGCCGTTCGGGGAGTATGTGCCGCTGCGGCAGGCGCTCTTCTTCGTGTCGCCGCTGGTGGAGTCGGTGGCCGGTTTTTCCGCCGGCACGGAGCCCCGGACGCTGCCGGTCGGCGGAAGCGCGGTGGGCACCGCCATCTGCTACGAGATCATCTATCCTGGTCTGGTGCGGGATTTCGTGCTCCGCGGCAGCCGCTTGCTGTCCACGGTCACGAACGACGCCTGGTACGGCCGCTCGGCCGCTCCGTACCAGCACTTTCAGCAGGCGACGATGCGGGCGATCGAGCAGGGGCGTTTCCTCGTGCGTGCCGCGAACACCGGCATCAGCGGCGTGATCGATCCCTATGGCCGGGTGCTGGCGCGGTCCGGGCTCTTCGAGCCCGCGGTGGTGGTCGAGGACGTGCGGCTGCTCGATGCGCTCACGGTCTACGGGCGATTCGGGGACGCGCCCGCCTATGCCGGCGCGGCAATCGCCGCCCTCGCCCTGTGGGGTGGGCGGCGGCGCCGGATTCGTGGTTGA
- a CDS encoding SPOR domain-containing protein translates to MARRSYDGNGFGAKQVFFLAMTSAGMAVVVFLFGVMVGRGVSVVDMITGHGSASANGEEPVAADERPSLVSTGQREPSVAATHGAELSYYERLDEDRGVELDARLQAPEPTAEAADARGAGEAPAASAGAAAPFSGYSIHLTTLREGAAAHRMAQGLVDRGYPAFVVAPVAGAPVQVFRVRVGTYADREEAERVLRRLEEEESFKPWITRQ, encoded by the coding sequence GTGGCGCGAAGATCTTACGACGGGAACGGCTTCGGGGCGAAGCAAGTCTTCTTTCTGGCCATGACGAGCGCCGGCATGGCCGTGGTGGTGTTCCTGTTCGGGGTCATGGTGGGTCGCGGCGTGTCGGTCGTCGATATGATCACCGGCCACGGTTCTGCCAGCGCAAACGGAGAGGAACCGGTCGCTGCCGACGAGCGGCCCTCCCTGGTCAGCACCGGCCAGCGTGAGCCCTCGGTCGCGGCGACCCACGGCGCCGAGCTGTCGTACTACGAGCGGCTCGACGAGGATCGAGGGGTGGAGCTCGACGCCCGATTGCAGGCTCCGGAGCCGACGGCCGAAGCGGCGGATGCGCGCGGGGCCGGTGAGGCGCCGGCCGCATCGGCCGGCGCCGCCGCGCCGTTCAGCGGATACTCGATCCACCTCACGACGCTGCGTGAGGGCGCCGCCGCCCACCGCATGGCGCAGGGGCTCGTCGACAGGGGCTATCCCGCGTTCGTCGTCGCCCCGGTAGCGGGCGCGCCCGTGCAGGTGTTCCGGGTTCGCGTCGGGACCTACGCGGACCGGGAGGAGGCCGAGCGCGTCCTGCGGCGGCTCGAAGAGGAAGAGTCGTTCAAACCCTGGATCACGCGCCAGTAA
- a CDS encoding slipin family protein, which yields MNIGPEFIVLLVVLLYLANSVKILNEYERAVIFRLGKLYPRPKGPGVILVFAPIDRMVRVSLRTIVMDVPPQDVITKDNVSVKVNAVVYFRVMDPQRSVVEVENFHYATSQLAQTTLRSVLGQVELDGLLSEREQLNQQLQQILDLHTDPWGVKVSSVEVKHVDLPVDMQRAMAAQAEAEREKRAKIIHADGEFIASEKLSQAAEVIGRQPLAAVLRYLQTLTEIAGEKNSTIVFPLPIDLMSALSGKRDG from the coding sequence ATGAACATCGGCCCGGAGTTCATCGTCCTGCTCGTCGTCCTGCTGTACCTGGCAAACTCCGTCAAGATCCTGAACGAGTACGAGCGGGCGGTGATATTCCGTCTCGGCAAGCTCTATCCCCGTCCGAAGGGGCCCGGCGTCATCCTGGTGTTCGCGCCGATCGACCGCATGGTCCGGGTCAGCCTGAGAACCATCGTCATGGACGTGCCCCCGCAGGACGTCATCACGAAGGACAACGTTTCGGTCAAGGTGAACGCCGTCGTCTACTTCCGCGTGATGGATCCGCAGCGGTCGGTGGTCGAGGTCGAGAACTTTCACTACGCGACGTCACAGCTCGCCCAGACGACGCTGCGCAGCGTGCTCGGTCAGGTGGAGCTGGACGGCCTGCTGTCGGAGCGCGAGCAGCTCAATCAGCAACTTCAGCAGATCCTGGATCTGCACACCGATCCCTGGGGCGTGAAGGTCTCGTCGGTCGAGGTCAAGCACGTCGACCTGCCGGTCGACATGCAGCGCGCGATGGCCGCGCAGGCGGAGGCCGAGCGCGAGAAGCGTGCTAAGATCATCCACGCCGACGGCGAGTTCATCGCTTCCGAGAAGCTGTCGCAGGCTGCCGAGGTCATCGGCAGGCAACCGTTGGCGGCTGTTCTTCGCTACCTGCAGACCTTGACGGAGATCGCCGGAGAGAAGAACTCCACCATCGTCTTTCCGCTGCCGATAGATCTGATGAGCGCATTGTCCGGCAAACGCGACGGGTGA
- a CDS encoding type III pantothenate kinase, whose amino-acid sequence MLLAIDVGNTNVVLGLFAGAALERRWRLATLPDRTADELWVLVSRLLAEHEVDPARIDGVVMSSVVPALTRAVSDMIGRGLGQDVLRVDAGNAGLPVGYENPAEVGADRLVNGVAAVRMYGDAARPIVVVDFGTATTFDVISAGGEYRGGVICPGIEISADALYHRAAQLPRVEVRKPAAVIGRSTVASMQSGLFYGYVAMVEGIVQRLRDEIEGGDGLLCIGTGGLAGDIAAETSLIDHVEPDLTLAGLRFVWERIREGGVG is encoded by the coding sequence ATGCTGCTCGCGATTGACGTCGGCAACACCAACGTCGTTCTCGGGCTCTTCGCCGGAGCGGCCCTGGAGCGCCGCTGGCGGCTCGCTACCTTGCCCGATCGCACCGCGGACGAGCTCTGGGTGCTGGTCAGCCGGCTGCTCGCCGAGCACGAGGTCGATCCCGCCCGGATCGACGGCGTCGTGATGTCCTCCGTCGTGCCGGCCCTGACGCGGGCCGTCTCGGACATGATCGGGCGCGGACTCGGACAGGACGTGCTGCGGGTCGACGCCGGCAACGCGGGTCTGCCGGTCGGCTACGAGAACCCGGCGGAGGTGGGCGCCGACCGCCTCGTCAACGGGGTCGCGGCGGTGCGGATGTACGGGGACGCGGCGCGTCCGATCGTGGTCGTCGACTTCGGGACGGCGACCACGTTCGACGTGATCTCGGCCGGCGGCGAGTACCGCGGCGGCGTGATCTGCCCGGGCATCGAGATCTCGGCCGACGCGCTCTATCACCGGGCCGCGCAGTTGCCGCGGGTAGAGGTCCGGAAGCCGGCCGCGGTGATCGGGCGCAGCACCGTCGCTTCGATGCAGTCCGGGCTCTTCTATGGCTACGTGGCGATGGTCGAAGGCATCGTGCAGCGGCTCCGCGACGAGATCGAGGGCGGCGACGGGTTGTTGTGCATCGGCACGGGCGGGCTGGCCGGCGACATAGCGGCCGAGACGTCGCTGATCGACCACGTGGAGCCGGACCTCACGCTGGCCGGCCTGCGCTTCGTCTGGGAGCGTATCCGGGAGGGCGGCGTTGGTTGA
- a CDS encoding molybdenum cofactor guanylyltransferase produces MSTAAILAGGRARRFGGRPKLLLPLGDRRIVDRLLAVLRPVVDQVFIVANDRATYGGLGVPVHPDVLGGAGPLGGVHAALRGSRSPRTLVVAGDMPFLSTAFLDRLWRADRAAEVTIPRTDDGYQPLCACYRATCASLIERRVAAGKLRTSAAVEALQRHEIGADVIAPFDPDGTLFFNVNTPADHARALAIAAYHGR; encoded by the coding sequence ATGTCGACGGCGGCCATCCTCGCCGGCGGCCGGGCGCGCCGGTTCGGCGGCAGGCCCAAGCTGCTGCTTCCCCTTGGCGACCGGCGCATCGTCGACCGCCTGCTGGCGGTGCTCCGGCCGGTGGTCGATCAGGTATTCATCGTGGCGAACGACCGTGCAACCTACGGCGGGCTCGGCGTGCCCGTGCACCCGGACGTGCTGGGCGGCGCCGGCCCGCTCGGCGGCGTGCACGCGGCCCTGCGCGGCTCGCGCTCGCCGCGGACGCTGGTGGTGGCCGGCGACATGCCCTTTCTGAGCACCGCGTTCCTCGACCGCCTGTGGCGCGCGGACCGCGCCGCGGAGGTTACGATCCCGCGCACCGACGACGGTTACCAGCCCCTCTGCGCCTGCTATCGGGCGACGTGCGCCTCGCTCATCGAGCGCCGGGTCGCGGCCGGTAAGCTGCGGACGAGCGCGGCGGTGGAGGCGCTGCAGCGGCACGAGATCGGCGCGGACGTCATCGCACCGTTCGATCCCGATGGCACACTCTTCTTCAACGTCAACACGCCGGCCGACCATGCGCGCGCGCTGGCCATCGCCGCCTACCATGGCCGGTGA
- a CDS encoding biotin--[acetyl-CoA-carboxylase] ligase, with protein MNGKPAALPPDLAAALAARPELGAAAVRYFPELASTNDTAAALAAAGAADGTVVLADRQTAGRGRRGRAWDSPSAAGLYLSVVLRGRQSPVITLLAGVAVAEAVQGTAGVAVDLKWPNDVVAPPAGGRSASLGPKVAGILTEVVPAESERDDATVIGIGVNVRTRAFPAALAGRAAALESLAGRRVAGFALCADLLVRLARWRRRLAAEGDAFVVARWRALAPSSRGAPVSWDAGGTCRRGVTAGVDDGGALLVSCGGRTERIVGGEVRWE; from the coding sequence ATGAACGGGAAGCCTGCCGCGTTGCCGCCGGACCTCGCCGCGGCGCTGGCCGCCCGACCGGAGCTCGGTGCGGCTGCCGTACGGTATTTTCCGGAGCTGGCGTCGACCAACGACACCGCGGCGGCCCTGGCCGCGGCCGGCGCCGCGGACGGGACCGTGGTGCTGGCCGACCGCCAGACCGCCGGCCGCGGCCGGCGCGGCCGGGCCTGGGACTCCCCCTCGGCGGCCGGGCTGTACCTGTCGGTCGTCCTGCGGGGACGCCAGTCGCCGGTGATCACGCTGCTGGCGGGCGTAGCGGTGGCCGAGGCGGTACAGGGGACAGCCGGCGTAGCCGTCGATCTGAAGTGGCCGAACGATGTCGTGGCGCCGCCGGCGGGCGGACGGTCGGCGTCCTTGGGACCGAAGGTCGCCGGTATCCTGACCGAGGTGGTGCCGGCCGAAAGCGAACGGGACGATGCCACGGTGATCGGGATCGGCGTCAACGTGCGGACCCGCGCCTTTCCCGCGGCGCTGGCCGGCCGTGCGGCGGCGCTCGAGTCGCTGGCGGGGCGGCGCGTGGCCGGTTTCGCGTTGTGCGCCGACCTGCTGGTGCGATTGGCCCGTTGGCGCCGGCGGCTGGCGGCGGAGGGAGACGCGTTCGTCGTCGCGCGCTGGCGGGCGCTGGCGCCGAGCAGCCGGGGTGCGCCGGTGTCGTGGGACGCGGGTGGAACCTGCCGGCGCGGGGTGACCGCCGGCGTCGACGACGGCGGGGCGCTGCTGGTGTCGTGCGGCGGGCGCACCGAGCGCATAGTGGGCGGAGAGGTGCGATGGGAGTGA